The genomic window ccgtagcccagcttcatggagacggttgcgaatggtcctcgccgataccccaggagcaacagtgtccctaatttgctgggaagtggcggtgcggtccccttcggcactgcgtaggatcctacggtcttggcgtgcatccgtgcgtcgctgcggtccggtcccaggtcgacgggcacgtgcaccttccgccgaccactggcgacaacatcgatgtactgtggagacctcacgccccacgtgttgagcaattcggcggtacgtccacccggcctcccgcatgcccactatacgccctcgctcaaagtccgtcaactgcacatacggttcacgtccacgctgtcgcggcatgctaccagtgttaaagactgcgatggagctccgtatgccacggcaaactggctgacactgacggcggcggtgcacaaatgctgcgcagctagcgccattcgtcggccaacaccgcggttcctggtgtgtccgctgtgccgtgcgtgtgatcattgcttgtacagccctctcgcagtgtccggagcaagtatggtgggtctgacacaccggtgtcaatgtgttcttttttccatttccaggagtgtagatttctttTGATTAGGGGGAGAACTGGAAGTATGGCATTCAGTACTCTGGTAGTTTTGCTCCCAGTTGTAGTCAAATACCCATGACTTTTCCCCCGTAATAACATTGTCTAAACTATCGTTTTCAATTTGATCACGTTCCAGAAGTTAATTTGCGATGGCCACTTGATTGGCCTTTTGTTCTGCCATCAACGCTTTGGATACCACCTTGATGAGCATGATGAGTTCGTTTGTCAAGATGACAAACACTGAAGCCACCTCGACgcatttgccggccgttgtggccgagcggttctagttacTTCAGtgtgggaccgcgctgctgctacggtcccaggttcgaatcctgcctcgggcatggatgtgtgtgttgtccttaggttagttaggtttaagtagttctaagttcaaagggactgatgacctcatcagttaagtcccatagtgctcagagccatttttttcgacgcATTTCAGAAGTAATGCACACGAGTCACGTCTTCGTGGATGTGGCTGACTGATGCCCGTCCACAGTGCGAATTAACGGTCACCTCTTCCCAGTCCTCCTCCAACGTCTTCAAGCAACGTGATACTTGCAAAGACGATAAAGTCGTATCTCCAGAGACTTTCTGGATTAACTGATTGGTTTTGCTACAAATTTCCCAAATTTGTCGCAGAACGTCATCACGTAGCGCTGTTCGATCGTTTATAGCATTGAGTGTTGTGTCACGGCCTTTGAGACAATTTTCACAAAACGATATTGACGCAACCGCTGCTCACAACAAGAACGCCTCGGCCGCGTTGTGAACTCATGCACCCACGACACCACTACTCCCCCccacaacccccccaccccccccgttCCCGCTCAACCCACCAAAAATAGAGCCCTTGCAGCCAGGACGCGGTGTGAAGTACAATCGCTTcactttataaaaattataaaaatacccGCACTAACAATTAATTAGTTCATAAGTAGTTCAAAAATTGTCACGTCGCGCACTCAAAGTATGATATGTTTATtgcgcaactaaaaggtctttaatgtggtAGATATTGCTACATAAATTGATTACAGTtgctgaagaaaattaacaataatttcACTTATCTTGAATTTGCAATCAaacgacgatctcgctctggctttcactcgtaattaaaaatgttgtctaggtAGCATGACTATCACTGTTGGTGTGAAAGGCACTCGGATGCTAATTACGCCGACTTGAAAACTTACAAATacaatctttcaggattaatttgttgatttatgtttttcatcgcAAGGTGCTTCATAATTTTTTAAGcaatggtcacttgaaaataattcttgacactCACTTTTCACAGAAATTCACaattattaaactttttataccatcgcatgttcaaaacattacttcatcatacaattttGCAGCCGTTACTACCATTAATAaaacacacaacatttttcattggCCACAACTTCgcccctttttttttatccaacacaacactgttcatattcaacatatgaaacgtccccttagaaaaattagtgaattactgtgctgataaacctcttacattatttgattttcaaacagctgagcagaactgaacgtactcagacatttcgctctttccccATTCTGAtcaaccctacaaaagaatggccctgactaacaataacctatacctttcacaaatcagttacctcacaaaaatcttcgttactcaaactactgcaatacagcgagcgccaatactgccagctaaataaaagattcgaactactgaaggcactaactactgataggcatagttagcaaatgaaatatttcgataaagaacaaacaaggtatttaccttaatagtcttcaaaagtcataatatatgtagtagttcatgacatccagtcttacaaatttactgtttctgatggacacacgtccagatcatccgctctcgaaactccgcgatttctctccccatatccaccactggtggcggctcacctccaactgcgcaacgctacgcgctgttcacatccagctgcccaacactacaatagccaacaacaatgcaaaccagccacagactggacacagcacagccagtgattttcatacagagcgctacgtggcattagaaatataaaaacctcaacagcctgcttacaaacgtaaaaacttgactactctgtacgcttccgCGCCAAAAGACACAAGTCAgcatcaaagataacaataagtacaaagacATTCACACTAGGTATTATATCGATTTCAGCATCTCAAAATAAGgacatacatacatataaaaatgaaaccaattttgaatagagtgaaaaatatgagacattacgtagaaaaatgttcattaatccacggtatcgaaaaatagggttggcgggtggtaatggtttcgcaaataaagaaccacTACAAATTGCATTACTTTATGAACATTCCCTGTAAGAAGTTAGTGCTACTACATAATGTTTTTCACTTGGGCGGCTAGTTGACTATCATCCATCCCTGACGCGGACACTGCCGGCCACCTGTTGCAGAGGCGAAGGCGCGCATCGCGGGCCCGAGCGACCTGTACGTGAAGAAGGGCAGCGCGCTGAGCGTGGTGTGCTCCATCAGCCAGGGCCCGCACGACCTGGGCACCGTGTTCTGGTACCGCGGCGCCGCCATcctgcagccggcgccggcgcccgCGCCCGGCGCGCGCCTGCGCATCGACACCGACTGGACGGACGCGCTCACGTCGCGCCTCTACATCGCCGACGCCAGGCCCTCAGACTCGGGCAACTACACGTGCGTGCCCACGCTGGCCAGCGCCGCCAGCGTCAACGTGCACGTCATCAACGGTGAGTGGGAGCGGCAACGTGCTTCATTTCCATCCTCTTGCCGCCTCGCACACgactagagttgttgttgttgttgtggtcttcagtcctgagacttgtttgatgcagctctccatgctactctatcctgtgcaagcttcttcatctcccagtacctactgcaacctatatccttctcaatctgcttagtgtattcatctcttggtctccctctacgatatttaccctctacgctgccctccaatactaaattggtgatcccttgatgcctcagaacatgccctaccaaccgatcccttcttctggtcaagttgtgccacgaactcctcttctccccaatcctactcagtacctcctcattagttatgtgatctacccatcccagtaaatctgcatgccctcgggaaaaattgcggccgtagtttccccttgctttcagcccttcgcagtaccacaacagcaaggccgttttgcttattgttacaaggccagatcagtcaaccatccagactgttgcccttgcaactactgaaaaggctgctgcccctcttcaggaaccacacgtttgtctggcctctcaacagatacccctccgttgtggttgtacctacggtacggctatctgtatcgctgaggcacgcaagcctccccaccaagggcaaggtccatggttcatggggggtggggtgggggggggggcactagaGTTACTGAGCCGAATGTTATGAGGCCGAAGGAagcggacaaacactggtagcagttacttctctaaaatatctgggtgtaagcgtacggaacgatttgaagtggaatgatcatataaaattaattgttggtaaggcgggtgccaggttgagattcattggcagagtccttagaaaatgtagtccatcaacaaaggaggtggcttacaaaacactcgttcgacctgtatttgagtattgctcatcagtgtgggatccgtaccaggtggggttgacagaggagatagagaagatccaaagaagagcagcgcgtatcGTCAGGGTTTATTtggaaagcgtgatagcgttacggggatgtttagcaaactcaagtggcagactgtgcaagagacgcgctctgcacgtagtccatcaacaaaggaagtcgcttacaaagcactcgttcgacctatatttgagtattgctcatcagtgtgggattcgtaccaggtggggttgacagaggagatagagaagatccaaagaagagcggcgcgttttgccacagggttatttggtaagcgcgataacGTTAcgcagatatttagcaaactcaagtggcagactgtgcaagagaggcggtctgcatcgcggtctagcttgctgtccaggtttcgagagtgtgcgtttctggatgaggtatcgaatacattgctttcccctacttacacctcccgaggggatcacgaatgtaaaattagagagattcgagcgcccacggaggctttccggcagtcgttcttcccgagaaccatacgcgactggaacaggaaaggcaggtaaagacactggcacgtaaagtgccctccgccacacacagtagagtggcttgcggagtataaatgtagatatgcagatgtagatgtgtagaagcGTTGCGCAGTGACTGATCACTAAAATGTCTCGCTATATTCTCCATACGCTGTCGGCAGTATCTCTGCCTGACGTGCGTACTGACTCAAACAGAACATCAGCGATGTGTTACACCAGTGTAACTCTCTTGGAGTGCCCTAATCTACTGAAACTGGCTCCCCTTTCCCAATTGATACTGGCACAAGGTCCCCGAAACTTCGAAAATAGAACAATAACCAGTTTAGTTACTTATATCCATCCCAACCACCCTGCACCTTATGACTTCTACAGAGACGTTGACCAACCAAGATTTTTACTACAGCAACTAACAGCCACAGTCGCTTCCCTGCCGAAATTCCAAAAAGACGTGTGTCACGTAGATATGAAAAAATCAATCATTTGTGCTGGATACTCATTTTCTATTCCAGAAAACATCTATTACGTCTTCATACATCATCATCTGCGCCCTTTGCTAAAGTTAATTATGAAATTATACACAATCTGTTATTTCCTTGCCGCACATTCAAATTATCAAACTAAGAATGTTTACATCTACAGGATtttgtaggggtaaaatacagggagggaaacgcTATTTTCATCTTCTATAGAGACCAGACGTtaataataagagtcgaggggctcgaAAGGGAGTGACACGGGGTTGTagattatccccgatgttattcactctctacaaaaagaaataaaaaaaaattggagtaggctTTGAGCTTCAGGATCAGAAACAGTGTATTTCTCTCACAGATAACAAAGGACCTCAGAGAGCGGTTTAAAGGAATggaaaatgtcttgaaaggagattataaAACTAAGAACAACAAAAAAGAAGCGTGggttatagaatgtagtcgaattaaatcacgtaacGCTGattcaattagattaggaaatgagacactaaaggtagtagatgagttgtgcTGTTTGGGCAGTGAAGTAACAGATGATGATCaaagtagcactccgtcttcaggctacaagtggcccatcgggactatccgacaGCCGTATCAtcgtcagctgaggatgcggataggaggggcgtgtggtcagcacaacgctctcccggtcgttgtgatggttttctttgaccgaagccgctactattcgttcgagtagctcctcagttggcaccacgaggctgagtgcaccccgaaaaatggcaacagcgtacaGTGGCCCAGCTGGTTACCCATCCTAGTGCCGGccaagccagacagcgcttaacttcggtgatctgatggaaaccggtgtatccactgcggcaaggccgctgccatgatcgaagtagagagaacaTTAAATGTAGACTGAcattggcaagaaaagcgtttctcaagaagagaaatttgttaacactaaaTATAGGATATGAGTAGTGAAGTATTTACTGAAagcatttttctggagtgtagccatgaatggaagtgaaacatggaacataagcagttcagacaaaaagagaataaaagcctTTGAAATGTTGTACTATAGAGAATTTTAAAATGAGCGTGAACAGTCCCGACCACAAGGAACCTTTATCTTTGTATTGCAGTCGAGACTGTTTATGCTCACTTTAAAGTAGTAAATAACACATATTCTCCACGAGAAAGTTCTAAAAAATTACTACAGAGGACTGATgagggttagatgggtagatcacgtaactaatgcggaggttcTGAATAGATATGGGGACAGAAGAAATGTGTAGCTCAGCTTGACTAAAGGAACGTAACGGTAAATAGAACGCATTCCGacacatcaaggggtcacaaatagAGTACtgcgggggagggaggagggacacCAGGAAATTAGTACAGTAAGCAGGCTCAGAAGGATATAGATTCCAGttgttattaggagatgaagatagagtaacatggagagatgaatcaaaccagtctttggactgaagacaacaacaacaacagggttttAATTTATCACTCCCTTTCCTTTTCTGTTCGCTTCATATATTCATTGACTTTTCTGTTGGCACTAGATGCAAACAGTACATGTTTCCAATGACAGTACGTCATAATTTTGCTTTTCACTACATATAGCCTTTCTTGCTGAACACTGTACATGACCTTGTCCACTTGCTGTCTGGTTGACTTGATAGCTGTAGAGGTTCAGAATGGTGTAGCATGTTGGGTTGGCGGTGGAAGAATGAGTATGCTTGTAGAACTAGGCGTGTGTCAGTGTGTTTCTACGTTTATTTTTATACCACCACGCTACAGTGTGACCATATTCCCATCCCAAATGCACGTAACGACTACACGCGATATTTTCCCCACCTAACTCGTCTGTGTGCATCACTGCGCATGTCCTCAATCCATCTGCAAGTGAGGTCCTCATCACAATACACCATGAACCATGCAGCAGACATAACCTGCTCTTTATCACCCAGTCCCTTCCCACCACAAATTTCATAAACCTTCACTCTCACACCCTTTGCAGTGTCTGCCAATATTCCAATTATTCTTAAAATCTCTAATGACAACGGTATCACCAAATCCTTTCATCACTGTATCTTATCTCAAGTCATATACACTAACAAATATCTTTACCCTATTTTTCTCTAACACCTCATTGTCCCTCACATGCTCCTCTCTTCCTAAGAGAATTCcttcaactgaaccaatcattcctACACAGCAGCAACAAGGACAGTCTCAGACGCAACCGGCATTTGCAGCAACTCATCCAAAACTTCCCAAGCAAAGAAAGGGTGGTACTGAAGAATAGGCATGTTCATAACTCAACACCACACCGCATTACCTGAACAAAATACTGCAGAGCTATCCACGGGATCAACAGCGCAAATGAGTCTCCCCATTTTCCTCTGCTGCGTAACATTCACTTTTGCCTCAAAACTGGTAacatatcaataaaaaaataaatgcgtctttaacttttgttttatttacgaaACTTTCAAGCAACAGTACCACAGTAAACCTGATTGTCAGGGCATTACGTATCACCACCTTAATGAAATCCTTTATTCTTTCCAAAATCTCTAGCCACGCTTTTCAATATTTTACTACTGGCATGTTTTTATCCCGAACCGTGGAATATCTTCAGAAAGCTACTATTCCTTAAACCCAACATACCCTATTTCCGCCATCTGCAAGGCATTTTAATTCATTGAACTCAATTCTTCTATAAATACCATGTGCAGTACCTACCTCTTCCTTACACCCTGAGTGCCTTTCGTCAAACGTATTTCCAAAACATTAAGTTTCTAGACTTCATAACCTCCTTTTTTTCACAACCGAATAAATAATGTTCCTCTACGAAAACGCTTTTAATCAAATAGAGCTGCAAGCATGTAGACTTGCAGTCACTGATATCCACTTCATAGTATTCTTACTGGGACACAGTCCCTATTTTGCCATTGTTAACCAGCATACTGTGTCTACCAGTAAGAGTGCACAAAGGATTGATGCTGTCCCCTCTCCTCTATATGCTCTAAGCAGCTGATCTCCCCACCCACCTGTCTCCATCCATATACTTCAGTTAAGTGATCAAACCTCTTGTCGTGCTCTACTCGAAACGCCCCATTTCATTATGTGTAGCCATCCCGTCCATCTTACTGACACACTAGATATTCTGTACGAATCCAAGCATGCAAAGTGACACCCCGAAATACTACCCACTTAAAAAGTTACCCATAAGAGGTTGAAATTACTATAGCGTCATTGAGGTTAAATCGTTACACAGTTCTCTACTCCTATAAAAGGCTTGTCCAATTGCTCCTCGTGTCTGGAAAGGATCTGAAATCGCCAGACCCTTACAAGTGCTAAAACCCAGTAGAACCCATCCTCTAGCAGCAGATTAAAGTCTCCCCTAACTTCAAGTTCTGTAAACATATTTAGAAGCACTAAACATATCACACGGTTGAAGATCAAAATACTATCCTTTCCTATTCGGGCTGGTACAGTATCGAAAttcttccggaaatcaaggaagacGGAATCTACCGGTTTAGCCGGAAAGATTGATTCTAACGATCCGTCTGCATCCACTGACTGCAACATATGGTCTGTGAATATCTTATGTCATCTACAGCATACTAAATTGTTTCAGGCGTCACTTTGTGCGAACCCTATGGTGTCGCTATACATCCGGAGGTGTCCCCGTCTACAGCGCTTTTCGTTTCATACCGAAATGTATTCCGATATGTGTCGAGCAATAAAGAGCTCGACAAGTGCAGAGAAATATGGAAGCGAGGAAATGAGGGCGGCTGTGTTGTCACAGTGGTTGGAGGCTTCAATAGACGGTGCGCGGGGTGGTGGTTTCTCCTCAGACGCCTCTACACCGCTTCGGGAAATTCCGAGGGAAATGATTTTCATTTTACGTGATGCGTGGTTTCCAGAAGGCCCGCGCCCGGAGCCGGCTTCCAGACGGTCGCGACCGCACCGCTCTTCCCTGTCACGAAGCGAGGCGCGTTCAATGGCCCGCGAAATCACCGAAACCTCTTTCACAATGTCCGACGGATAACGGAGGGAGAAAAAGAGAAAAGGTGGGCGCGCGCTGTAAAAGCGCCGCACGGGGCGATGCGGCGGGGGCGGAGTggcgggagggaggagggggaggacagGACATAGCCACAGTGCAGCCTGCGAGCAGAAGTCACCGATCGACGGGCGCTGCGGACGCGTTGCCTCCACCTGTCCGCCGGCAGCTGCCTAGACTCTGCTGGAGGGTCGCCACGTCTCAGCCGAGGGCCTGAAACGTGGCGCCTTCCTCCTGCACAGAGAGTGCACCGTCTTATTACTAAGTCATTACCTTACTGAGATTACAAGTTATTGCTGCCGTTTGTTCCTTGTTTTTAATTAAATGCTTTCTGTACTTTAAACCTCATATAGCGCAaaatctactacactactggccattaaaatggctacaccaagaagaaatgcagacaataaaagggtattctttggacaaatatattatactagaactgacatgtgattacattttcacgcaatttgggtgcatagatcctgagaaatcagtacccagaacaaacacctgtgGCCGTCATAaaggccgtgatacgcctggacatcgagtcaaacagagcttggatggcgtgtacaggtacagctgcccatgcagcttcaacacgataccacagttcatcaagagtagtgactggcatattgtgacgagccagttgctcggccaccagacgttttcagttggtgagagatctgaagaatgtgctggccaggacagcagtcgaacattttctgtatccagaaaggcccggacaggacctgcaacgtgcggtcgtgcattatcctgctgaaatgtagggtttcgcagggatcgaatgaagggtagagccacgggtcgtaacacatctgaaatgtaacgtccactcttcgaagtcctgtcaatgtgaacaagaggtgaccgggacgtgtaaccaatggcaccccatgtcatcacgccgggtgatgcgccagtatggcgatgacgaatacatgcttccaatgtgcgttcaccgcgatgtcgccaaacacggatgcgaccatcatgatgctgtaaacagaacctggattaatcagaaaaaatgactttttgccattagtacacccaggttcgtcgttgagtacaccatcgcaggcgcctctgtctgtgatgcagcgtcaagggtaaccgtagtcatggtctcagagctgatagtccatggtgctgcaaacgtcatcgaacatctcgtgcagatggttgttgtcttgcaaacgtccccatcagatgatcagggatcgagacgtggctgcacgatccgttacaggcatgcggataagatgcctgtcatctcaactgcttctggtacgaggccgttggcatccagaacgacgctccgtattaccctcctgaacccaccgattccaaattctgctaacagtcattggatctcgaccgacgcgaacagcaatgtcgcgatacgataaaccgcaatcgcgataggctacaatccgacctttatcaaagtcggaaacgtgatggcacgtatttcttctccttacacgaggcatcacaacaacgtttcaccaggctaggccggtcaacggctgtttgagtatgagaaatcagttggaaacattcctcatggcagcacgttgtagacgTCTGCACCggttccaaccttgtgtgaatcctctgaaaagctaatcatttgcatatcacagtatcttcttcctgtcggttaaatttcgcgtctgtaccacgtcatcttcgtggtggagcaattttaatggctagtgcaGTATTATACAAATATACAATGAGATTTGTGGATGAGATATAATCCATACATTCGCGAAAATATCAAAGGCAGATAAGTGTGGAAACTGTCAACAtaatatcacatacatccaagttgctgacaagaataacataaaggagaatggaaaagaagatttaGACTATATTAGATGACGATTACTTTGGCTAGAGCAGGCATTGCCTGCAGGGGAAACAGCGACTGTTCAAATTTTTTCGTGAGTCACAAGTCGTACTCAGTATGCTTTATTGGCGGGTTTCGTTCTTCAGTTTCACTAGAGGATCTTCAGAATCTCTGCATTTTACAGATTACATTTAATTAGTTAACTGCGTCGACAAAGATTAATGGAACACTCCacctttctgaggtcattagtcccctagaacttagaactagttaaacctaactaacctaaggacatcacacacatccatgcccgaggcaggattcgaacctgcgaccgtagcagtcgcgctgtctATCACAGACTAGCGTCTGATGAACTACTGGCAAGACAAAAATTTGCACATTATCACTTGGTCCAACTGtcccaaagaaaaaaaaggaaagaaaaaatacaTACTTTAGGGTCTAGCAGAACCCGTTACTCTGTTCAATATGTttgaagacagaagaaagaagatgTCTATTATGAACCGTCCAGAGGAAGATCTGCTTACCTAGACATCCACGGGCGATCAAGCAATTGACAAGATGCTGCCTGAGGATGGAAAAGTTCAAGAAAAAGGCTACCTTGGTCTTGAAATATCAACAACAAAAAGCTTTACATGATCAGTAAAGGAAAACGTAAGGTGCTGGTGATTTTAGGGGGTATGTGTCTTAGCATTCAATTTTgaataaatttaaaatcaattgATCTGTACCTTTTTTTTAAGTTCAGTGCCAACTTTTTAATCCTAAATATTAACAAACCGCAATAAAATTTTTGCTGGAAGTAGTCTTGAGGTATATGAATATTTCTGTGCCTTTACAACGCCGAAAATGTAGTTTGCCACATTTTTTAATTATTACATCTATGTACCGATAATTAAGGAAAATATGAGTCTGAAGTTTAAAAAAAATGCCGTAAGTAAATTAATAACACTTCTCGTAAAACGAATGCTTAGTACTGTttaacagtatctaaaatatctgGAATGTGAAAAGCGAGGGCTTTCTACCAAAAGGTAGTTCTGAAAGAAGCAATATTGTAAATCatataaaatttcaaaattcagaaaataaTGAAGTTCTAGACTTTAAAGCTTTCTTATTGCTACATATTTATGTGATAAACATGATTTTTAAGTACGATTTAATCTGAAAAAGTAGAAGAAAAGCAAAGCTTAGGCGTGGAGCGTCACCTTAACGTTGCTTAGTCTCTAGCGCTGGCTCCTTAAAATGCAATTCCAGAGATACTGATGACGCTCTTGTATAATTAAAGAGCACAAGTGGTTAGTAAAATATATTGAGTGCTGCTCGTGTTTATCCTGAGAAACTTAATTTACGATCAGTATGTCTTTAGAAATTTTGTTTCGGAAGATCTTTCCTAATGTTAGACTTTGGTAAAGGTTATTGCTTTCACTGAAAATCCTCACATTGGGTTCAATGTGGTTTCGGTGGTGATAACTCTCTATGAGCATCTTACATaacgaaaaaaaaactttcaagaaTTGTAAACTGGTATGAAACAGTTGGTAAGTGAAGGAtcagaaacatcgtcacttttatTTGCTTAAAATGAAGAATAGCCAACGATTTATGTAAAAGTGCATTTGAGAACCTGCTTCAAAGAGATTAGACAACAGTTCGCAACTATATGAGCAACATAGAGCAACTGGTTGAATACAAGGAAGAGGTATGAGCACAAATGGAAGTAACTGGGAGAATATTGTATGACTACGTCGTCTTCCTTCCGGGATACCAGTCATATTCCCCGAGCACTTGTGTCCCATTTTTGCACGGGCTGTAGTGGTCTTCTGCAgctctagcagcacgcctctcaaTTCATTCGTTGTCTCTTATCGTACCTATTTCATACGCTTTCCAATCGCTGGAGCAGCACTGTAGGATTTCTCTTGCAGGCACTGTACTCTCCGAGAACCCTTCCAGTAAACCTAAATGCTTTTCTAACTGCTGAACTTAAATGTTCCTCTCATTTCTGTCACTTATTGCTCTCAAATCATTTTACGAAGCAACATGCTGCAATTGTTGGCGATTAATCTTCTATTCGGATGCTAAGGTTTACTTTTTCTCTATGCTACTGGCGTTATgttacatttatccatatttaaagAGACCTAACATTCGTTACACCAAGCGGAAATGTTGTCCAGGTT from Schistocerca nitens isolate TAMUIC-IGC-003100 chromosome 5, iqSchNite1.1, whole genome shotgun sequence includes these protein-coding regions:
- the LOC126259588 gene encoding uncharacterized protein LOC126259588; this translates as MSLAFRLNVVEAKARIAGPSDLYVKKGSALSVVCSISQGPHDLGTVFWYRGAAILQPAPAPAPGARLRIDTDWTDALTSRLYIADARPSDSGNYTCVPTLASAASVNVHVINGEHPAAMQHGNKSSAVTSLQLPLSLSLPLALYTATALLARRLS